The Muntiacus reevesi chromosome 5, mMunRee1.1, whole genome shotgun sequence genome segment cccagggatcagacccaggacTGCCGAATTGtatgtaggcagacgctttgccgtgttagccaccagggaaatccaggtGAAAATGGTTATCTTAATGTTGGAAGAGATTGCCATCAGAGAAGGAGCCATCAGAGAGCAGGAGAGCGAGCAGGGGCACACCTATCAGAGAGACACCTGTGGAAAGTTTAAAGGACAGGCATACTCAGTAGTAGCTAATGATGGAGAGGTTGGAGTCTTTATCGCACAGTGCTTAGCATAAAACAGGCACGCAAATATTTGTgaggagaatgaaagaaaaaaaaaaaaggtaagaaaatgaTATGTTCAGGACAAGCCATGTGAAAGAAATGGTAGAATCTGGGTAAAAATGTGTTAAACTAAGAAGGAcctatactgtatagcacaggcttccccaggggctcagcggtaaagactcGGCCTGCAGGAGACGCTggggatgtgagttcgatccctaggttgggaatatcccctggaggaaatgcaacccattccagtattcttgcctggagaatcccatggggttgaaaagagttggacacgactaaagcaactgagcacgcacacactatatagcatggggaactctatTTAATACactgtaatgacctataatggaagagaatctaaaagagtgggtatatgtatatataggggcttcccttagggcacagtggtaaagaacccacctgccaatgcaggagacaaaggttcgatccctggatcaggaagatcccctggaaaaggaaaaggctggGTCCTCAGCATGGAttctgcagagtcttaaccactggactgccagggatttCCCTAAAGTGTGATTTTATTTAAAGGGACCAATTTAATGCAAACTCCAGCCTTTCCCATTCAATCTCAACTTctagagattaaaaatatataataccacCCAATGGCTCCATAACTTCATTAcaaatcaaacttttttttttttttaaccagtgggCTCAcctctcaggggcttcccaggtgatgcaatggtaaagaatctgcttgccaatgcagaagacaaaggagactcaagttcaatcccttcgtggggaagatcccctggagtaagaaatggcaacccactccagtattctcgcttggaaaattccatggacagaggagcctggcggacatGATTGGGCACGCACTGGCCTCTAAGTCCTTTTTAGAAAAGGTTATTTAAGACTTTCTGCTTCCTGAGACTCCCATTCAGACATTTCttggtacttaaaaaaaaaaagctccaagtTCTCTCGCTTAGAGAAAGGTCTTTCCCCTTCATATCTTTTCCGGTTTTAAAAGTATTACTCTGGGGGAGGAAACTGCCAAGGGCCGGATTCTGGGGGGCGCATACCCACCGGGGGCAGTGCAGTGGACGTCAGCCGGGAACCGCGGGACTAGCTCTATTTACCGAAAGAGCTAGAGGCCAAAGTTCAGAAAAGGGTTAAGGGAAGCGAGCGGCCGGGTCCCTGgagcccctcccctgcccatGATCCCCGGGCGCCCCTGCACTTTGAGCCCGAGGCGGCTGGGGCTCTGGCTGTTGCGGGGACCAGCggggcgggcaggcgggcgggaTGCTGCGGCTGCTGGCGTCCACCTGCGCCAGGGGCCTGGGGGGTGGCTGGGGCTCGCGGAGGCTGGTTCCCAGGGGCCGAGCGCGCCCGGTCGCGGGACTCTGCGACCTCAGCCGCCGCTTGAGCCGCCAGGCCTCCGACGCCCCCCGGAACCAACCCCCCAGTTCCGAGTTCGTGGCCCGGTCGGTGGGCATCTGCTCCATGATGCGGCTGCCGGTGCAGGCCTCTCCCGAGGGGCTGGACGCCGCCTTCGTCGGGGTGCCGCTGGACATTGGGACTTCCAACCGGCCTGGGGCGAGGTAAGGTCAGCAGGATTCGGGGACACGTGTCGGGCAGCCTGGCGGCCACCGTGCATACAAAACTCATGGAGAGGCGCTTTCGCTCACCCAGAGTGGAGTTGGAAGTCAGGGTCTAGTCCCAAAGTGCCCtttgggggcagggaggcaggtcAGTTTGCCTCAAGTAATCCCAAGGGCTCAGCACGTGTGTCACCCATTGGGGTTTAGGGACCGAGACTTCTCCATTCCCTGGCCTAGCTGGGATGGTGGCTGTGGGTACTTCCGGTTTACAAAAGCAGGGGACATTAAATTTGAGAACAGAAGCTGGCTGCCTTTTCCCAAAACCTCTAGATATCACCTAACTCAAAAGTTTGCTCAAAATAAGGCaggtttttttggccacgccaagGTGGCATGACGGATGGATCTtatttcccagcccagggatggaacgggctcccctgcagtggaagcgcagagccttaaccactggcctgccagtgAAGCCCGCCAAATAAGGCAGTTTTCTTAAGATCACGTTGTATTTGTTTAGAAGCTgaagtcctgtcggactcttttgctaccccatagactgtagcccgtcaggctccgctgtctgtgggattctccagccgagaatactggagtggattgccattcccttctcaaggggatcttccccatccagctatctaaccggagtctcctgctttggcaggtggcttctttaccatttgaagcCAATCTTACCAAAAGCCGTAAGATTAAGTTAGAAGAAGTAAAACCGATTCTCCTAATTGTTGAACATCAGCTATTTCTGACTCAGCTCAGCAATATTCCAGCTGACTACTGATCTATTAATGCCACCTTTTATTAAATGCCTACTGAGTGCAAGGTGCTTTACATAGGTGACCTGATTTACTTACACCAGCAGAGTAAGGTAAATGTCATTATtactttacagattaggaaactgaagctcagagagattaagaaattATCTAGTGCCATTTAGTAAATTGGTGATGGGTGGCCTTCTAAATCTGTGCCTTTAATCTCTTCACTATATAGGTCAGATCAGTGgttcccaagggcttccctggtggctcagatggtaaacagtcttcctgcaatgcgggagaccctggtttgatccctgggtcaggaagatgccctggagaaggaaatggcaacccactccagtattattgctgggaagatcccctggacagaggagcctggcgagctacagtccatggggtcacaaagagtcagacacaactgagctttgAACTTTTGAGTGGTTCTCCTCGGGAGCATCCGGGTGTGTCTCTCCCCCCAGAGGCCACATTTGGCAGAGTCTGGATGTGTTTTTGGTTGTGGCAACATGTGGGAAGGGGTGCTACTGGCATCGAGTGGGCAAGGACCAGGGTTGCTGCTTAACATTCTACAATATATAGGACGaaccccaaccctgcagcaaaGATTCATTCAgacccagcacagagcctgggaAGCTCTGGCCCAGGGAGAGCCTCTAAACCTTTAGGGATGGCTCACAGAGTGATTCTTCCTCTTCCAGATTTGGACCCCGCCGGATCCGAGAAGAATCGGTGCTGCTTAGGACCGCCAATCCTAGCACAGGAGCTGTTCCCTTCCAGTTCCTCAGGGTTGCAGACCTAGGCGATGTGAATGTCAATCTTTACAACCTTCAGGACAGCTGCCGCCTGATTCGAGCGGCCTATCAGAAAATCGTAGCAGCCGGCTGTGTTCCTCTGACCTTGGGTAATGGCAGCTGCAAGGCGAGTGTAGTTCTCTGAGCTTAGGGTTTATTTATTGTTAGCTGGAGTACAGTTACTTCTCCAGGGCAAACCACTGTGAATATGGAGACAGAGGAAAGAGAAcatttttagttcatttattttggccCCTGGGGAGAGGATATTTACATTTTTTGGACTAGTATGATGACAGGGATGGGCTGGGGGAAGCAAGTGAGGCATTTACCTTAGTGCAAAATTTAAGGGGTTCCTAAAAAGCCAACAATATACATAAGTGATTTTCCCTTTTTGCCTCATGCTCCAGTATGGCTCAGAATAGCACAATTACTGATCCtatcttttttgaaattttatcatggattctttttcttgcactgattttgaattttaaaaatattacattaaaatagtatttatcttgatgactgtgtagttctctctctcttttttttaatggccttgcagtttgcaggatcttagttccccaacctgggattgaaTCTGGTCCCCtgcaagtgtggagtcctaaccactgaaccaccagggaattccccaattACTGGTGTTTTTTTTATTTAGTGTTCCTTCAATTTTTGCatccttcaaaaaaatttttttttttttttgcatccttCAATTTATTCCTTCAATTTTGGCAAGTGCCTCTACCCACCTCACCTTGTCCCAACCCTTGATCTTGTGCCTGAGGAAAGCTGCTAGCAGGGGCTTAGTTGTGACTTTTTAACTATTTCAAGGATGTTGTTTTAATGACTTAATTTGGGAGAACTGCAAGGGGGCCTTTTTTTCTCTCATCAGCGTCTATGTTAATCTGTAGGGCAACTTTCTTCTGACCCTCCCCCTCCATCCTGCTCCGCTCTCCCTGTAGCGTTTCTTTTTCGGTTCACAAATAGTCAAAATTGTACCTTTTTCTAAATATCCAgttggaattaaaaaataattttatttctttattggctgtgctgagtcttcgttgctatATGGGCTCTTCTGTAAtagcagcgagcaggggctactcttagttgtggtgcataggcttctcactgcggtggcttctgttGTTTCGGAGCAGGGCTCTAgggagcacgggcttcagtagtggcagcacgtgggctcagtagttgtgaatcctgggctctggagcatagaCTCAATAGCTGTgatgcaagggcttagttgctccgtggcatatgggatcttcccagaccagggattgaacccgtgtctcctgcattggcaggcagattctttactactgagccaccagggaagccctatttatttTACTGGGTGCACCATttggcatgtggatcttagttccccaaccagggatcaaacctggtccccTGCAGTAGCAGCTCAGaggtttaaccactggaccaccagggaagtccctccaaatttatttttgtcaaaTTAGAGGGCCTAGCCTGCAAAGCACAGTGGTAAGGAGTGGAGTTTCTGGCTGTCATGGTGTGAAATCTCAGCTCTACCTTTCACTCACTGTTCATGCTTCattcccttatctgtaaaatgggagtagtaCCACCACCACCTGCCTTCTTATATTGTGTCAGAGGCATATAACTAAGGTGCATATAAAGCATGCAGATTTGCGACTGGCATATTTTAAGCTTCAATTATAATAgcttttgttattattaataattatcaaTGGGAATACTTTTTTAGGCCTGTGCTGTCTAGTGTGGTAGCCCCTAGCCATAGGTGGCTCTTTGaattgcaataaaataaaataaaacattcagttCCTCAGTGGCATGAGCCACATCTCCATAGCCAATGGCTAGGGCCCTCCATGTTGGTCAGTGCGGATACGGAGCATGTGTGTCACTGCAGAAAGCTTACCTGGGCAGAGCTGGTCTGACCATTTTCCCCATAAgtcttaattttgttgttgttcagtcactcaattgtatccaaatcttgcaaccccatggactgctgcttgctcaaattcatgtccattgagtcagtgatgccatccaaccatcttgtcctctgtcatccccttctccttttgccttctgtctttccagcatcagggtcttttccaatgagtcggctcctcgCATCAAATGGctgaagtattgaagcttcagcttcagcatcattcagagttgatttcctttaggattgactggtttgatctccttggtgtccaagggactctcaagaatcttctccagcaccacagtttaaaagcatatattttttggcactcagccttctttatggtccaactctcataaccacatatgactactggaaaaaccagagctttgactatattaaAGCTTAAATTATAAGCCTTAACTTAAttttctcttattaaaaaaaatttttttttaactctttgtcCACACCatgtagtatgtgggatcttagttcccaaccagggattgaatccaagacccctggcattggaagcatggagtcttaactgctggaccccagggaaatcccttaattttctcttttaaatgacAATGTAATGTCAGGCATTTAGTGGCCATTTTTTCATCACTGAACAAGATCTTATTTTAGCTATGGTTATAGTTCTTCCAGTCTAATTGAAAAGATGGCAGAATTGGGCAAACTGAAGATGGTTCTAGGTGATACATGGTCCTCAAATCTTATTCCAAATCCACATtacaagttttcttcttttttttttctctttgaaggtGGAGATCATACAATCACCTATCCTATATTGCAAGCGATAGCAGAAAAGTAAGTCCCAAAAGGAGGAGCCCAAGCAAGATTTCAAAATTCAGGAGCTGGAGAATGAGTTGTTTGCTGCTAGAGGGCGTCAGGTGACTTCTGCCGGCTCAGGTTACTGGGAGTGATAGGAAATTCCCCACTGAGTTGCTTCTATGGATCAAAATTAACCTCGCGCTCCAGGTGTGTCTGTCAGTCACCAGCTGGGAGCCAAGACAATTTATTATTAATGCCTTGGCCACCCTCGCTTGCCCTAGATCTGCTGTTATGCAGGCTCAGCGTTTGCCTCTGTTTTTGGAAGATGAGCCTTTACTGAAATACACAACCCCAGttaacttgtttttgttttgcttcaaaGGCCAAATACAAATACTGACAAGCACTGTGGTGTTGCTTGCTGAGGGGAGGCCCTGTTTTTTCCTGAAAGGCCCCCTTTCCCAGAAGTTGAGGAGAtggatttttccagtagtgaaaGTCTACCAGGCGTTGACTAATTTTGGTTACTTTGAGAAACAGACAGATGGGCGGAGGTGATGCTGCTCCAGAATTCATATACAGGAGAGATATGTGGGTAGCCTTctggctgggggtgggtgggcccAAGTCTTTTCTTGAAGCTATGTTAGCCTGGCATGGATTTGGATTGTCTGTTTATTTTGGGTGGCTGGCAGGGTTGATGAAAATTATAGAGAGTTGGGGGAAGCTGCTTCTTGGTACTGAAGTTGAAGAAAGGGTGGTGTTGATTTGCTGAGCCTTCACATGAGCTCACCTGAGCCACCACCCTATCTTCTCATCCCACCCAGCACTCTGTCTTTAAGTAAAGAAAATTGTGGGTGAGAGGTAGAGAGGGTCAGCTAAAGCACATGACTATTGTCTGCCTGATTCCTCTGAGCTTATTTTTCTTCTGAGATGCTCAGGGATTTGAAGTCAGAAGCCAGTTGCAAGGCTAGTAATTGATGCCAGATATCCCCCGCCATGACTGTGAGTTGTCACTAGGATTTGGTGGCCTGGAGGGTGGCTGTGTTCGGGCCCCACTGGGAggcctggcccctgagctgccctgTTGTCAACAGGCATGGTCCTGTGGGGCTGGTGCATGTGGACGCTCACATGGACACAGTCGACAAGGCCCTAGGGGAGAAGCTCTATCACGGGACCCCCTTCCGCCGGTGTGTGGACGAGGGACTCCTGGACTGCAAGCGTGTGGTGCAGATCGGCATCCGGGGCTCTTCCACGACCTTGGATACCTACAGATACAGCCGGAGCCAGGTGACAGACCAAAAGCCCCTCCTGGTGTCCCCAGCCCCTCACATTGCCTTCCTCTCCATCGGCCACTCAATGGTAGCTATGGATTCAATGAGGTTCTGCTGATCAAGTTCACAGAGTGGGGACGGAAGCTGCGTTTGCATCATGTGGAGCAGAGAGGAGCAAGGGTGCTAGCTGATGAGGCAGATGATGCCTTATCACTGGGTAGGGGAGACAATCAGAAACAAACCAAGCCCTTAGATGTTGCTGGCTTGGAAAAGAGCCAAGGAGGTCCAGACCCAAATCAATGGGTCGATATGGGGATGACAGTTCCCTCCTCATGGAGACTGAGGGTCAAATGTGAGGTGCATGTAAGCTGAGAATACAGTGGGCCCATAGACAATGCCTTGTAAATATTCCAGGCCCAAGTGTCAAACTTCTGCTCCAATTTCTACCTTTCCAGGGCTTCCGGGTGGTCCTGGCTGAAGACTGCTGGCTGAAGTCACTGGTTCCTCTGATGGGGGAAGTGAGGCAGCAGATGGGAAGCAGACCCATTTATATCAGCTTTGACATTGATGGCTTGGACCCTGCTTACGCCCCGGGCACAGGGACACCTGAAATTGCTGGTCTTACTCCTAGTCAGGTAAGGAACTCCACCAGTGACACGTCTTTGGGGTGAGGACACTGAGTCTCCCACTTTCCTGGGACTTGAACTGAGTCTTCAGGAATCAGATGGGATTTTAAAATCAGAGCACTTGGGCCTTTATTGTTTTCAGGGCTGATCACAGGTTTGGATTTTCCCTTACTGATGAGCAACTGATGTTGGCAAGGGACCTCCTTTCTTTTCTGGGATATAATAACAGTCTGTTATTTGGTCTTTCTGCCTCTGGTCCACCTGTCCATGGGGATAGTATTGTAATACACCCTGTTAAgcaccacattttattttttagggggttcaatttaaaatatattcacagtGGGATGAACCACCTCCCAAGGTAGTTCAAGAATTTTGGAAACCCTCAAATAAAGCTCTCATAGGTGTGCTCAGCATACACACAGGAAGGCAGAATCGGGGTGTGATTATAACTGGAAGGAAAGCTCCAGGGTGTGGACCTTCGTTCTGTTCATTCTTCTTGGAACTGAGGATAGTGTCTGACATATAAGTAGGAGGTACTCAAAGATACTGGAGTAAATGAATGAAGACTGCTTGAACCTAACTGATTATCTTCTATCCTCTCAGAAAGGAGGATGGTCATACCTGCCTCTCTTGAAGCCTTTCCTGGTTCCCGCCAGTTTTCTAGAACACACTCCATTCCTCTGCTTTGCatcctttcagcttttcacctgcAAAATGGAGGCAAAGTGGTGCTCTTCCAACCACCCCtctcacttatcctgtcttctaACTACAGTACTTCTTCCATCATGGCGCTTCCGCACGTGTCTTTCCTTCTGCCcgggccaccctccccctgctCCTCTGCTCAGTCAGTCCTTTGAGCTAAGAGTTTCCACCTTAGAGGGGCCTTTCCCCACCTCTGaggttgtcttccatgaaactgtccctggtgccaaaaatgggGACTGCTGCCTGGATGCATGGCACTGAAGTGATTGGTTAGCTGGTTTCTGATGATCCCTCGGGGCCTGTTGGTGAGTGAATGTTTATTGAGGGAGAGCGACAGTTTCAAGTTGAAGGGGGGGTCTGGGTTGGGAGAAATCCACGGAGGCCTCTACTGGTGGCTTTCTGTTGTCAGTGGTTACCATTGTGGACAACTCAAACTTGATCTTGGACAGGCTCTGGAGATCATCCGGGGTTGTCAAGGCCTGAATGTGGTGGGTTGTGACCTTGTGGAAGTTTCACCACCCTACGATCCTTCTGGTGAGTAAGGGAGATAAGTGTGATCTGTAGGCAGCTGCTAGTTTAAACCGTCTTCCTCTAATAAGTAGATGGATGGGTCCTTTTAGACAACCCGGGAACCTGCTGAGTATGTCCTACAGTGAAGAAAATAAACCTATTAATGCACACTGTATAGATGTGAGCTAATGAACCCTAACAGAACCCCTGGGAGGCAGCTAAGGATTATTAgctggccccacccatcagcagaagagAAACCAGCCTGCAGTTCAATGATGGGGCGGCACAGTGCCATTCGCCTTTGATATTTCATTGAAGAGTGAATTCTTAAGGCACAaatgatatttataaatattaataaactggGAGAGTCAGCTGGTTTAGGAGAGAGATTCAAAGCAGATGCCCTCCCAATAATTTTAATGTTAGCAGTTTACAGACTTGGGCCTATTAGGTTCAGAGGATAGATAATAAATACAGTACACAGCATGATGACAGGTTTTCCTTTGGGGAAATCTGGTCTGAGTAAACAGAgccttctgaattttaaaatactatttctgAATGGTGCTGGATGGAGAGAATGCCGGGGAAAGCATGTCTACGGGGTGGTCAGGTAGCACAGGCAGGACGCTGACCTAAGGCAGTGGACTGCACACTGCTCATGCTTGGGTTTCACCTCTTTGTAGGAAACACAGCCCTGGTGGCAGCCAACCTGCTGTTTGAGATGCTGTGTGTTCTCCCCAAAGTGACAGTCGTCTGAACCTTGTCCTGTGATTCTTCAAGATGTAACAGCAGCTTGCACAGATGATAATTCTCCGGACGTACTTGTGTGCAAGCAAAATCTGAGAACTGAAGAGCTGATGCCAATAAAACATTCTgctaaaaatgtcattggtagCTGTAACCATCAGGGCATTCAGTAAAACTCGAATCCAAACAGCCAGTATTCCTCAGGAGTttgaattaacttaaaaaaaaaagatgcacttgtgctgttttttcctttgaagaatgGTGATGGAGGATGAAGGGGAGAGGGATGGAG includes the following:
- the AGMAT gene encoding guanidino acid hydrolase, mitochondrial — protein: MLRLLASTCARGLGGGWGSRRLVPRGRARPVAGLCDLSRRLSRQASDAPRNQPPSSEFVARSVGICSMMRLPVQASPEGLDAAFVGVPLDIGTSNRPGARFGPRRIREESVLLRTANPSTGAVPFQFLRVADLGDVNVNLYNLQDSCRLIRAAYQKIVAAGCVPLTLGGDHTITYPILQAIAEKHGPVGLVHVDAHMDTVDKALGEKLYHGTPFRRCVDEGLLDCKRVVQIGIRGSSTTLDTYRYSRSQGFRVVLAEDCWLKSLVPLMGEVRQQMGSRPIYISFDIDGLDPAYAPGTGTPEIAGLTPSQALEIIRGCQGLNVVGCDLVEVSPPYDPSGNTALVAANLLFEMLCVLPKVTVV